The Athene noctua chromosome 11, bAthNoc1.hap1.1, whole genome shotgun sequence genome has a segment encoding these proteins:
- the ZIC3 gene encoding zinc finger protein ZIC 3 has product MTMLLDGGPQFPALGVGGFATPRHHEMPGRDAAAGGGMGLGPFGDSSHAAAFKLNAAPHDLAAGQSSAFTPQAPGYASALGHHHHHHHHAGQVPSYGGAAAFNSTRDFLFRNRGSGIADAASGTAQHGLFGGSPGGLHGPGGIPDTPGYLLFPGLHEQSPSHTSPNGHVDNGQMHLGLRGDLFGRPDPYRAVSSPRTDPYAGAQFHNYNHMNMNMGMNVAAHHHHHHHHGPGAFFRYMRQPIKQELSCKWLDESQLSRPKKSCDRTFSTMHELVTHVTMEHVGGPEQNNHICYWDECPREGKSFKAKYKLVNHIRVHTGEKPFPCPFPGCGKIFARSENLKIHKRTHTGEKPFKCEFEGCDRRFANSSDRKKHMHVHTSDKPYICKVCDKSYTHPSSLRKHMKVHESQGSDSSPAASSGYESSTPPAVGSAGSKDSTKTPPAALQSNPGHNPGLPPNFNEWYV; this is encoded by the exons ATGACGATGCTGCTGGACGGAGGGCCGCAGTTCCCGGCGCTGGGGGTGGGCGGCTTCGCGACGCCCCGCCACCACGAGATGCCGGGCCGCgacgccgccgccggcgggggcaTGGGGCTGGGCCCCTTCGGGGACTCCTCGCACGCCGCCGCCTTCAAGCTGAACGCGGCCCCGCACGACCTCGCCGCCGGGCAGAGCTCGGCGTTTACGCCGCAGGCGCCGGGCTACGCCAGCGCCCTGggccaccaccaccatcaccaccaccacgcCGGGCAGGTGCCCTCCTACGGCGGGGCCGCCGCCTTCAACTCCACCCGCGACTTTCTCTTCCGCAACCGCGGCTCCGGCATCGCGGACGCCGCCTCCGGCACGGCGCAACACGGGCTTTTCGGCGGCTCCCCCGGCGGCTTGCACGGCCCCGGCGGCATCCCGGACACCCCGGGCTACCTGCTCTTCCCGGGGCTACACGAGCAGAGCCCGAGCCACACGTCCCCCAACGGGCATGTGGACAACGGGCAGATGCACCTGGGGCTGCGTGGGGACCTCTTCGGGCGACCGGATCCCTACCGGGCCGTCTCCAGCCCCCGCACGGACCCTTACGCCGGCGCCCAGTTCCACAACTACAACCACATGAACATGAATATGGGCATGAACGTGGCggcccaccaccaccaccatcaccaccacggCCCCGGGGCTTTCTTTCGGTACATGCGCCAGCCCATCAAGCAAGAATTGTCCTGCAAGTGGCTCGACGAGAGCCAGCTCAGCCGGCCCAAGAAGAGCTGCGACAGGACTTTCAGCACCATGCATGAACTGGTGACCCATGTCACCATGGAACACGTCGGGGGGCCGGAGCAGAACAACCACATCTGCTACTGGGACGAGTGTCCGCGGGAAGGCAAATCCTTCAAGGCGAAATACAAACTGGTGAACCACATTCGGGTGCACACGGGGGAGaagcccttcccctgccccttcccgggCTGCGGCAAGATCTTTGCCCGCTCCGAGAACCTCAAGATTCACAAGCGGACTCACACAG GTGAGAAGCCCTTCAAGTGCGAGTTTGAGGGCTGCGACAGGCGCTTCGCCAACAGCAGCGACAGGAAGAAACACATGCACGTCCACACCTCGGACAAGCCCTACATCTGCAAGGTGTGCGACAAATCCTACACCCACCCCAGCTCACTTAGGAAACACATGAAG GTGCACGAATCCCAGGGGTCGGACTCTTCCCCTGCAGCCAGTTCGGGGTACGAGTCTTCCACCCCCCCTGCGGTGGGCTCCGCCGGCAGTAAGGACTCCACTAAAACGCCGCCGGCCGCCCTTCAGAGTAACCCCGGCCACAACCCTGGACTGCCCCCCAATTTTAATGAGTGGTATGTgtga